From Schizosaccharomyces pombe strain 972h- genome assembly, chromosome: II, the proteins below share one genomic window:
- a CDS encoding uncharacterized protein (armadillo-type fold protein, human IFRD1 ortholog, implicated in transcription or signaling) has product MGKKDGKRQLMSDDDSFDTISILSGSMDQLSVGSMEDSGILKGSKTWLEELESTIDDLIEVKKIGAKEREEHLEKIYVICTRHYAKRISENVASLEELLLKIFNGPRSDKELILTIRIMCTFCLASVFQVEELWTKTEGRFNALANDAESSGIKCESILCFSLLTALLDSEADVIEFGDFLISILESDGAVVNSEDDEGVVGCACQALGLLLTCVTTESEFLASAAEALSEQLDAASIDVQLAAGQALAALFERVNEIRPDKDEENDESDVSQTSKFDDIIPDRNQLLITLRDLASESSKSIGKKQRKVLHQVFRNVLQTIEEPNARNILRNSVRIGQSTVQLDSWKKILRAQMLRYVLGSSFSEYFAKSTFIRYFLGYSGYVAGLSSRDPDSDFDSDNVDEYIDDHKRGLSSTERRDLDRVRDKQKKQDQRVRADYINSVYFSQN; this is encoded by the coding sequence ATGGGCAAAAAAGATGGTAAAAGGCAGTTAATGTCTGACGATGACTCTTTTGACACTATCAGCATACTTAGTGGCTCCATGGATCAGTTAAGTGTTGGTTCTATGGAGGATTCAGGTATTCTTAAAGGTTCAAAAACTTGGCTTGAAGAATTGGAGTCCACTATTGATGACTTGatagaagtaaaaaaaattggcgCCAAAGAACGAGAAGAACATCTAGAGAAGATATATGTAATATGCACACGACATTACGCTAAAAGGATTTCCGAAAATGTAGCATCTTTGGAAgaattacttttaaaaattttcaacgGACCTCGTTCTGACAAAGAATTGATTTTGACAATTCGGATCATGTGTACTTTTTGTCTGGCTTCTGTTTTTCAAGTGGAAGAGCTGTGGACGAAGACAGAAGGAAGATTTAACGCATTGGCAAATGATGCAGAATCTTCTGGCATCAAGTGTGAATCCATACTTTGTTTCTCTTTATTGACAGCTCTTTTAGACTCCGAAGCAGATGTAATTGAATTTGGAGACTTTTTAATCAGCATTTTAGAGTCTGATGGTGCTGTTGTGAATtctgaagatgatgaaGGTGTGGTTGGGTGTGCATGCCAAGCTCTAGGTTTGCTTTTAACTTGCGTCACAACTGAAAGTGAATTTTTAGCTTCGGCGGCTGAGGCTCTTTCTGAGCAACTAGATGCAGCTAGTATTGATGTTCAGTTAGCAGCGGGCCAAGCTCTTGCTGCGTTGTTCGAAAGGGTTAATGAAATTAGGCCGGATAAAGATGAAGAGAATGACGAAAGTGATGTTTCTCAAACGTCAAAATTTGATGATATTATCCCCGACCGTAATCAATTACTTATTACCCTTCGCGACCTTGCTAGTGAATCTTCTAAAAGCATTggtaaaaaacaaagaaaggTTCTCCATCAGGTTTTTCGTAACGTTCTACAGACGATCGAGGAACCAAATGCTCGCAATATCTTGAGAAATAGTGTTCGGATTGGCCAGTCTACGGTGCAACTGGACTcatggaaaaaaattttgagagCACAAATGCTACGTTATGTTTTGGGTTCTTCCTTTTCGGAATACTTCGCGAAAAGTACTTTTATTCGTTATTTCCTTGGTTATTCCGGATACGTCGCAGGCTTAAGCTCTCGTGACCCTGATTCAGACTTCGATTCTGATAACGTTGATGAATACATAGACGATCATAAAAGAGGATTATCTTCGACAGAAAGAAGGGATCTTGATCGTGTACGTGACAAGCAGAAGAAACAAGATCAGCGCGTTAGAGCTGACTATATCAATTCTGTCTACTTTTctcaaaattaa
- the nse4 gene encoding non-structural maintenance of chromosome element 4, whose amino-acid sequence MSSIDKRDLRKRYRNLINKVQESRLELVDEENNNLYETITTANDLFSSVDAPTEATLDALLLTKTVDLASIKARQLHIGRPKFNIELFTKNIKQFLNYPTSHSNVTRIQEIDTAWSRLGKLASNCEKQPASLNLMVGPLSFRKKERNIQRRERLQKAPNVLTQPTMLNERNITTQENNTTKNVLHISRLLQAHQPVNFLKFITNPQSYPQTVENLFYVSFLFKEGKAALVENESGILMLETRIPPTDDQVVAGEIRNIQLVLDMTMDLYENIIKEYNIKESIIPTRAPVETSTNSNTWYG is encoded by the exons ATGTCCTCCATTGATAAACGGGATCTTAGAAAACGATATAGGAActtaataaacaaagttCAAG AAAGTCGTTTGGAACTGGTTGATGAGGAAAACAATAACTTATATGAAACTATTACTACTGctaatgatttattttcttcag TTGATGCTCCTACTGAAGCAACCTTAGATGCTTTACTGCTTACTAAAACGGTTGATCTGGCTTCCATTAAAGCTAGGCAGCTTCATATTGGAAGGCCCAAGTTTAATATTGAACTAttcacaaaaaatattaagcAATTCCTCAACTATCCTACTTCCCACTCGAATGTTACTCGAATCCAAGAAATTGACACAGCATGGTCAAGACTAGGGAAATTGGCAAGTAATTGCGAAAAACAGCCCGCTTCTCTGAACTTGAT GGTCGGTCCTTTATCATTTCgcaagaaagaaagaaacaTCCAGCGGCGAGAAAGACTACAAAAAGCCCCGAATGTGCTAACTCAACCTACTATg CTGAATGAACGTAACATTACTACCCAAGAAAATAACACCACTAAAAATGTCTTGCACATATCTCGTTTACTTCAAGCACACCAGCctgttaattttttgaaattcatcACCAATCCTCAAAGTTATCCTCAAACAGTGGAGAACTTGTTTTATGTCagctttttattcaaagaaGGCAAAGCTGCCCTCGTAGAAAACGAAAGCGGGATTCTCATGCTTG AAACACGCATTCCTCCAACGGACGATCAAGTCGTGGCAGGCGAAATAAGAAACATTCAATTGGTACTGGATATGACAATGGATTTGTACGAG AacataattaaagaatacAATATCAAAGAAAGCATTATTCCTACTCGAGCACCCGTTGAAACATCTACTAACAGTAATACTTGGTATGGCTGA
- the nrl1 gene encoding NRDE-2 family protein (RNAi-mediated silencing protein, human NRDE2 ortholog Nrl1) — MPSNHNTSVPKFSSFNSVKAKKNPITKSNKKYRSSHDQVSSNHAKSSFPSHRSIQSNFAVDTKGEKQNLLYGINKRPVPKYHRSSSSVYGSAPLLRIVKESKEGITLNKKKSLEIKYDEERSFDEKENDESEFEDGQQGFIPLLVNRNSDPSEKSTFSLNILKAIKETDEEIKKNPGKARLWIKMCEYQERLLFDEFRRSNSDDIKGKLKIENNSRSVKLSILEKALKEVKGCDHEILVSYYLQLGSEEWSKEETNQKFEEVLIEHPGYLNLWMKYAEYFTGISEFTFNDCLNMFSKCFKFLKQKLSDRKSCKERESTDVTSNFEVEEAILHLLIRLCDFLKNCGYYELAWSIFQANMELCYFYPRYLEKKLDSTFFESFSKFWNSDTPKFSEENARGWCNVLDDESSQQNQNFSSEIGIFQTVKLWYLNESKFDTNPPPRSTMSCRKLSGIDDPFRYIVFNDIQDFIVCFESETIAFAFKYKFFAFCGVPLFPPGISTNSWFASYDKGIYNLLFGMASSESFINGQIAEKNSFQFPCSILPSYIDLFISLMSFKNLNFKLFDYNLAHHVKESMERAFHQLVFSADDEYLASVYLIYLKQMETKNLSEEKPQVNKIVKKILKKYDSSVSVWNTYAQLEHLSGAFTMAETIFKTIFQIHASQLRYIDNLNVYKNWAFRKLLINDTEGCLVIIKCLLFPGDKSLTSDNNRASEMLFGMLENCASKEELLYVCLIYTIWTHCTDMDSMDNCVYLCIQKFESYGWGASSEMECYFSYCSLIFYYQATTLQFYNLPKVRPFFEKGVTLFSANTAIWEVYIFFESKLRQENKPKIRAMKILKSASNAVVTACWYLFYVAVQQIEPTNSQYFLRTLDITLNNEKLKSVAKFWRIYLKILNLRLNGTEWVSAITTKALASCPCNKGVCMDVIDLLLKKEMESRAIICYIIMLEKGFRVHNEIRRDVLKFERGDELILSPN; from the exons ATGCCGTCTAATCATAACACGTCTGTTCCAAAATTTTCGAGTTTTAACTCAGTCAaggcaaaaaaaaatccaattaCAAAGagcaataaaaaatatcgaTCATCTCATGATCAAGTTTCCTCAAATCATGCGAAATCGAGTTTCCCTTCGCATCGATCAATTCAAAGTAATTTCGCTGTAGACACGAAAggagaaaagcaaaatttactttacGGGATTAATAAGAGGCCCGTTCCTAAATATCATAGATCTTCAAGTTCCGTATATGGATCTGCTCCTCTGCTACGAATAGTCAAAGAGTCAAAGGAGGGCATAACCCtgaataagaaaaaatcgttggaaatcaaatatgatgaagaaagaagctttgatgaaaaagaaaacgatgaaagtgaatttgaagatgGGCAGCAGGGATTTATTCCATTGTTGGTTAATAGAAACTCGGATCCATCCGAGAAGTCAAcgttttctttaaatattcTGAAGGCTATTAAGGAAAcagatgaagaaataaaaaaaaacccaGGAAAAGCAAGGTTATGGATAAAAATGTGTGAGTATCAAGAAAGACTTTTGTTTGATGAATTTCGACGGAGCAATTCCGACGACATTAAAGGTAAACTGAAGATTGAAAACAATAGTAGAAGCGTAAAACTATCAATTCTGGAAAAGGCACTTAAAGAAGTTAAAGGATGTGATCATGAAATATTGGTTTCATATTATCTCCAATTGGGCTCAGAAGAATGGagtaaagaagaaactaaTCAGAAATTCGAAGAAGTATTGATTGAGCATCCAGGTTATCTTAATTTGTGGATGAAATATGCCGAATATTTTACTGGAATATCAGAATTTACTTTCAATGATTGTCTAAACATGTTTTCTAAGtgcttcaaatttttaaagcaaaaattatCCGATAGAAAATCGTGTAAGGAAAGAGAATCGACAGACGTAACTTCCAATTTTGAAGTAGAGGAGGCCATATTACATTTGCTTATCCGACTATGCGATTTTCTGAAGAATTGCGGATACTATGAGCTTGCTTGGTCCATTTTTCAAGCTAACATGGAGTTATGTTATTTTTATCCGCGgtatttggaaaaaaaacttgacagtactttttttgaaagcttttctaaattttggaattcaGATACTCCGAAGTTTTCTGAAGAAAATGCTAGGGGATGGTGTAACGTCCTTGATGATGAGTCCAGCcagcaaaatcaaaatttcagTTCAGAAATTGGAATATTTCAAACAGTTAAGTTATGGTATCTTAACGAAAGCAAATTTGATACTAATCCTCCTCCACGTAGTACCATGAGTTGTCGAAAACTTTCAGGAATAGATGATCCATTTAGGTATATTGTCTTCAATGACATACAAGACTTTATAGTTTGTTTTGAAAGCGAAACGATTGCTTTCGCATTCaagtataaattttttgcattttgcGGAGTACCTCTTTTTCCACCGGGGATTTCAACAAACTCATGGTTTGCTTCTTATGACAAAGGAATTTACAACTTGCTTTTTGGCATGGCTTCCAGTGAATCCTTTATAAATGGACAGATAGCTGAGAAAAACAGCTTTCAATTTCCCTGTAGTATACTACCTTCATACATTGATCTCTTCATTTCTCTTATGtcgtttaaaaatttaaatttcaagttATTTGATTACAACCTTGCACATCATGTGAAGGAATCAATGGAGCGTGCTTTTCATCAACTAGTATTTTCGGCGGACGATGAGTATTTAGCGAGcgtttatttaatttatttaaagcaaATGGAGACGAAGAACCTAAGTGAGGAGAAACCCCAAGTGAA TAAAATTGTAAAGAAGattctcaaaaaatacGATAGTTCAGTGTCTGTTTGGAACACTTACGCTCAATTGGAACACTTAAGTGGTGCTTTTACTATGGctgaaacaatttttaaaacaatttttcaGATCCATGCTTCCCAATTGCGCTACattgataatttaaatgTATACAAAAACTGGGCTTTTAGAAAGCTACTTATTAATGATACTGAAGGATGCTTAGTTATTATAAAATGCCTGTTGTTTCCTGGTGATAAATCTTTAACTAGCGATAATAATCGAGCATCCGAAATGCTATTTGGTATGTTGGAAAATTGCGCCAGCAAGGAAGAATTGCTGTATGTTTGTCTTATCTATACTATATGGACACACTGTACTGATATGGATTCAATGGATAATTGTGTGTATTTATGCattcaaaaattcgaaAGCTATGGATGGGGGGCTTCTTCAGAAATGGAATgctatttttcttattgttcattgattttttattatcaagCTACCACTCTTCAATTCTATAATCTACCCAAGGTTCGacctttttttgaaaagggaGTTACACTTTTCAGTGCAAATACGGCTATATGGGAagtttatatattttttgaatctaAGTTGAGACAAGAGaacaaaccaaaaattagggctatgaaaattttaaaatctgCTTCAAATGCTGTTGTTACAGCTTGTTGGTACCTTTTTTATGTTGCCGTTCAACAGATTGAGCCAACAAACTCACAGTACTTTTTAAGGACTTTGGATATCACTctaaataatgaaaagttGAAATCCGTCGCCAAGTTTTGGAGaatatatttaaagatTCTCAATTTGCGATTAAATGGTACTGAATGGGTTTCGGCGATTACCACCAAAGCATTGGCTTCCTGCCCCTGTAATAAAG GGGTTTGTATGGACGTTATAGACTTGCTCTTGAAAAAAGAGATGGAGAGTCGGGCTATTATTTGCTATATAATCATGTTGGAAAAAGGCTTTAGAGTCCATAACGAAATAAGGAGAGATGTTTTAAAGTTTGAAAGAGGAGATGAACTTATTTTGTCCCCAAACTGA
- the mad2 gene encoding mitotic spindle checkpoint protein Mad2 — MSSVPIRTNFSLKGSSKLVSEFFEYAVNSILFQRGIYPAEDFKVVRKYGLNMLVSVDEEVKTYIRKIVSQLHKWMFAKKIQKLILVITSKCSGEDLERWQFNVEMVDTADQFQNIGNKEDELRVQKEIQALIRQITATVTFLPQLEEQCTFNVLVYADKDSEVPTDWVDSDPRILRDAEQVQLRSFSTSMHKIDCQVAYRVNP, encoded by the exons ATGTCTAGCGTTCCCATAAGAACGAATTTTTCACTGAAAGGTTCTTCCAAACTTGTTAGcgaattttttg AATATGCGGTGAACTCAATCCTTTTTCAACGAGGAATTTACCCAGCAGAAGACTTCAAAGTTGTTCGGAAATATGGATTAAATATGCTTGTCAGTGTAGATGAAGAGGTCAAGACTTACATTCGAAAAATTGTATCTCAGTTACACA aatggatgtttgcaaaaaaaattcaaaaactgATTTTGGTAATTACTAGTAAATGTTCAGGTGAAGATTTAGAGCGGTGGCAGTTTAATGTGGAGATGGTTGACACAGCTGATCAATTTCAGAACATTGGCAACAAAGAAGATGAACTGCGAgtacaaaaagaaattcaagCTCTAATTCGTCAAATCACTGCTACAGTGACCTTTTTGCCTCAACTAGAAGAACAGTGTACGTTTAACGTTTTGGTATACGCTGATAAAGACAGCGAAGTTCCAACAGATTGGGTAGACAGTGACCCTAGGATTTTAAGAGATGCTGAACAAGTTCAATTACGAAGTTTTAGTACGAGTATGCACAAAATTGATTGTCAAGTTGCATATCGAGTGAATCCttag
- the ltc1 gene encoding sterol transfer protein Ltc1 gives MKEENGFAGFLNTAVNRLSGVLNDTAPTKSQSLKNGVNNEGNRGFSLFRNPRFMSDEKLSSEASSHSTLGQQQARDGRQSPSKEAPFGEGELKLENFENQENEADEAENEETSYSEQNHTENTEEIAEESRPLERTHSGSNHHEASSTGHLNLPPLENTLSQGSAITAPSRKVSITSSNGVSARLSGYAFANSKRNRDFHRIFKVLPPEDHLIDDYGCALQRDIFLHGRMYLSESHICFNSSIFGWVTNIVIPVTEIVSVEKKSTAVVFPNAIQITTLHARYIFASFISRDTTYQLIIAIWKNTHPFLTTLANGHGVMDASGNHHSGSSNQSINADSSAGSEGVDEGTSTEANDESSEDDDEDNNTDEANEDAQSNVSDESPKGEGSSHSDNVVLSDGNSVKKMNEDGADTSLLSVSEVTSHPPTEWTGSPLAHVLCSDVVNLSVSTVFNLLCGSDTTWIINFFKSEKLTEIKIGKWEKIDDKWNRKVQYIKPVAPPYRQTSCYITDTIQHLDINNYIEILSTTSTPDVPSGTSFVVKTLYALSWAHSSKTKLNISYSVEWSKSSWLKGPIEKGAQEGQASYVKDLLTAFENYKVSPKGRRKKITKHTKKKNKHASETSVAPEKVDNSSIEQSSSFLTKLYTFPFTIITWLMHPTHLLLVVMFSMLVLQWWYMQQILHAELPSTSSRSDSSRDLDFDHIPMDDTAFKLWITSRLDSVERDRDFVYENSDPNLEHGKIKIATDYMERRLKKLKERLRKLEASGYI, from the coding sequence atgaaagaagaaaacggTTTTGCTGGTTTCTTGAACACTGCGGTAAATAGGTTAAGCGGCGTTTTGAATGATACTGCTCCAACTAAATCCCAAAGCTTGAAAAATGGAGTCAATAACGAAGGAAATAGAGGTTTTAGCTTATTCCGTAACCCAAGGTTTATGAGTGATGAAAAGCTTTCTTCAGAGGCGAGTAGCCATTCGACTTTAGGTCAACAACAGGCCAGAGATGGTAGGCAGAGTCCATCTAAAGAGGCTCCATTCGGTGAAGGCGAATTGAAACtggaaaattttgaaaaccaGGAGAACGAAGCAGATGAGGCAGAGAATGAAGAGACAAGTTATTCAGAGCAAAACCATACAGAGAATACTGAAGAAATAGCTGAAGAATCCAGACCACTTGAGCGTACTCATTCAGGGTCAAATCACCATGAAGCATCTTCAACTGGTCACCTTAATTTACCTCCATTAGAAAACACCTTGAGTCAAGGCTCTGCTATTACAGCACCTTCTCGGAAAGTCTCTATAACTTCTTCAAATGGTGTTTCTGCCCGTCTTTCTGGTTATGCGTTTGCGAATAGTAAAAGAAACAGAGATTTCCatagaatttttaaagtactCCCACCCGAAGATCATTTGATTGATGACTACGGTTGCGCATTACAACGTGATATTTTCTTACACGGAAGGATGTACCTTTCTGAATCGCATATATGTTTTAATTCCAGCATCTTTGGTTGGGTCACCAATATTGTTATACCAGTTACAGAAATTGTTTCAGTTGAGAAAAAATCAACCGCTGTTGTATTTCCTAACGCTATTCAAATTACAACATTGCATGCCCGGtatatttttgcttcatttATTTCTAGAGACACTACTTATCAGTTAATTATTgcaatttggaaaaatacACACCCTTTTTTAACCACGCTAGCCAATGGCCATGGTGTTATGGATGCTTCTGGGAATCATCACAGTGGTTCTTCAAACCAGTCAATAAACGCAGACTCTTCCGCAGGGTCTGAAGGTGTAGATGAAGGAACCAGTACTGAAGCTAATGATGAATCAAGTGAggatgatgatgaagataATAACACTGATGAAGCAAATGAAGATGCACAGTCCAATGTTTCTGATGAATCACCAAAAGGTGAAGGCTCTTCCCATTCAGACAACGTCGTGTTATCTGACGGTAACTCTGTTAAAAAGATGAATGAAGATGGGGCAGACACTTCACTACTATCTGTTTCCGAGGTGACTTCACACCCTCCAACAGAGTGGACAGGATCGCCATTAGCGCATGTATTATGTTCTGATGTTGTTAACCTTTCAGTGTCCACcgtatttaatttactatGCGGCTCTGATACCACATGGAtaattaacttttttaaatcagaAAAACTTacagaaattaaaattggaaaatgggaaaaaattgatgataAATGGAATCGTAAGGTACAATACATCAAACCCGTTGCCCCCCCTTACCGACAAACTAGTTGCTACATTACCGACACAATACAACACCTTGACATAAACAATtatattgaaattttatctACTACCTCAACACCTGATGTTCCCAGTGGTACTTCATTTGTCGTAAAGACCTTATATGCACTTAGCTGGGCTCATTCTTCAAAAacgaaattaaatataagcTATTCAGTGGAATGGAGCAAAAGTTCGTGGCTTAAAGGTCCAATAGAGAAGGGCGCCCAAGAGGGACAAGCATCTTACGTTAAAGATCTTCTGACTGCTTTTGAGAACTATAAGGTCTCTCCTAAGGGAAGGAGGAAGAAAATAACTAAACATaccaagaaaaagaataagcATGCGTCTGAAACGTCTGTTGCTCCTGAAAAAGTAGACAATTCTTCAATCGAGCAATCATCATCTTTTCTCACAAAATTGTATACCTTTCCCTTTACCATAATTACCTGGCTAATGCATCCTACACACTTACTTCTGGTGGTTATGTTTAGTATGCTTGTATTGCAATGGTGGTACATGCAACAAATATTGCATGCTGAGCTTCCCTCAACATCTTCTCGTTCAGATTCATCCAGGGACTTAGATTTTGACCACATTCCAATGGACGACACAGCTTTTAAATTGTGGATTACTTCTAGGTTGGACAGCGTCGAACGCGATAGGGATTTCGTTTATGAAAATAGTGATCCGAATCTTGAACAtggtaaaataaaaattgctACTGATTATATGGAGCGAAGACTTAAAAAGCTAAAGGAAAGACTTAGAAAACTAGAGGCAAGTGGATATATTTAA
- the rtp1 gene encoding RNA polymerase II nuclear import protein Rtp1 translates to MDANQKLLDFAKLLNQKNDSRPVIEKLKDNISGDLLNYFLNLLEEISKLDTDQPLSVTSLRCLQLFVHLTFLLGVYTQLPKEMLSQAKIKALPIYTPKKNLVQIYNILLPLLLTPSLLQGPLNLHYADLLLLHLYLLNCHEQGSLIEEPRPLFLDPSWKEKVTSIMSPQMVDPSKMISSCLSLLQPNVDNWLQDKLKHYLTTCLCRETGVQGFLKVYMQAQPNSIERARQAAHLISSVPKDISPQKYFSCILPQVWSLFSTQPRLASQLIIAVTNTHCDIVTSFLLKKLQILEAPKVIDLSPFENALDVLQVLVYIQNDDIIRICESCVPSLLHLQENTTLRSKVQDILLRIISVCGTKSLLRNLTNAKHLRIFCERLTKSQLAMFLPNLLEIWVQQPPDKRLELLELVQYALSNVDSDEIPSNVMLSVCTNLINEVASQNKYSSTEISQITTNREVEEENEEILLVLLNIISSVIGRNAELDLENPISSLLPALEQLSNYSNREISDLAKDVYKTLIQSKDDYSLALSYTQSDLVPVRGQGVYMLRKLIEKKDDRINPVRVLHVLINLLRDENSYVHLNVISAVVSLCDKYDDSLIRLLKEYTNTNKFTVDETLLIGQAIYQTMERQGELVAKFYGQIEQTCLSMLNNENTDIKISSLNIARLLCQMTSSDAFIESAKNILILEMGSDKQFLRRAAVQLLDSCKHLPDSVITTLSYVGSHDKDDFIKESCLNILANQADAAKYYLQ, encoded by the coding sequence ATGGATGCAAATCAGAAGTTATTAGATTTTGCGAAGcttttaaatcaaaagaatgaTTCTCGTCCtgtaattgaaaaattgaagGATAATATAAGTGGTGATTTATTGAATTACTTCCTCAATCTTCTAGAGGAAATCTCAAAGTTGGATACAGACCAACCCTTAAGTGTTACCTCTCTACGATGTTTGCAGCTTTTTGTTCATCTTACATTTTTGCTTGGTGTTTATACTCAACTCCCCAAAGAAATGCTATCGCAAGCGAAAATTAAGGCATTACCTATTTATAcccccaaaaaaaatctggtccaaatttacaatattttactTCCTTTATTGTTAACTCCAAGTTTATTACAAGGTCCACTTAACCTTCACTATGCCGACTTATTGTTGCTTCATTTATATTTGTTGAACTGCCATGAACAAGGTTCTCTCATTGAAGAACCCAGgcctttatttttagacCCTTCatggaaagaaaaagtaacGAGCATAATGTCTCCACAAATGGTTGATCCATCTAAAATGATTTCTTCTTGTTTATCGCTATTACAACCGAATGTAGATAACTGGTTGCAAGATAAATTGAAACATTATTTAACTACCTGTCTTTGTAGAGAAACTGGCGTGCAAGGATTTCTCAAAGTTTATATGCAAGCACAGCCAAATTCAATCGAACGCGCACGACAGGCCGCTCATCTGATTTCATCTGTTCCAAAGGATATCTCACCacagaaatatttttcgtGTATTCTTCCTCAGGTTTGGAGCCTTTTCAGCACTCAACCTCGATTAGCGTCACAACTCATAATTGCTGTAACAAATACACATTGTGATATTGTTAcctcttttcttcttaaaAAGCTCCAAATACTCGAAGCACCGAAAGTCATCGATTTATCCCCATTTGAAAATGCATTGGACGTTCTTCAAGTATTAGTCTACATTCAAAACGATGATATAATTCGCATATGTGAATCTTGTGTACCAAGTCTTTTGCACTTACAGGAGAACACAACTTTACGTTCTAAAGTTCAGGATATCTTGCTTCGTATTATATCAGTCTGTGGTACCAAATCGCTGTTAAGGAATTTAACAAATGCAAAACATCTTCGTATATTTTGCGAGAGACTGACAAAATCACAATTAGCAATGTTCCTGCCTAACTTGTTAGAAATATGGGTCCAGCAGCCACCAGACAAGCGTTTGGAATTACTCGAACTTGTTCAATATGCCCTGTCTAATGTTGATTCAGATGAAATTCCTAGTAATGTAATGCTGTCTGTCTGCACTAATCTGATCAATGAAGTGGCTAGTCAAAATAAGTATTCCTCTACAGAAATATCCCAGATTACTACTAACCGAGAAGTTGAAGAAGAGAACGAAGAGATTCTTCTTGTTTTGCTTAACATTATATCTTCAGTTATCGGGAGAAACGCTGAACTAGATTTGGAAAACCctatttcttcattacTTCCTGCACTAGAACAGCTCTCTAATTATAGTAACCGAGAAATTTCTGACCTTGCAAAGGACGTTTACAAAACTCTTATACAATCTAAAGATGACTATTCGTTAGCACTGTCATATACTCAAAGTGACTTGGTGCCAGTGAGAGGACAAGGAGTTTATATGTTAAGGAAGCTAATAGAGAAGAAAGATGATCGTATTAATCCAGTTCGTGTTTTGCACGTTTTAATAAACTTGTTACGTGATGAAAATAGCTACGTGCATTTGAATGTCATATCTGCAGTGGTTTCTCTGTGTGATAAGTATGATGATTCATTGATTCGTTTACTTAAAGAGTATACGAACACAAATAAATTTACCGTAGATGAAACACTTTTGATCGGCCAAGCTATTTATCAGACTATGGAAAGGCAAGGTGAATTGGTAGCAAAATTCTATGGCCAAATTGAGCAAACATGTTTAAGTATGCTTAATAACGAAAATACtgatataaaaatttcttcctTGAATATTGCTAGACTTTTGTGCCAAATGACCTCAAGTGATGCTTTCATCGAATctgcaaaaaatattttgattttagaAATGGGAAGTGACAAGCAATTTCTTCGACGAGCAGCAGTGCAGCTTCTTGATTCTTGTAAGCATCTTCCTGATTCTGTCATAACGACACTATCTTATGTTGGTTCACACGATAAGgatgattttattaaagaaagctGCTTGAACATTTTGGCTAATCAGGCCGATGCAGCGAAATACTATTTACAATAG
- the lsm5 gene encoding U6 snRNP-associated protein Lsm5, whose product MSMTILPLELIDKCIGSNLWVIMKSEREFAGTLVGFDDYVNIVLKDVTEYDTVTGVTEKHSEMLLNGNGMCMLIPGGKPE is encoded by the exons ATGTCGATGACAATTTTACCTTTAG aattaattgataaatGCATTGGATCAAACTTATGGGTGATCATGAAAAGTGAACGCGAATTTGCGGGGACACTTGTTGGATTCGATGATTATGTGAATATTGTTCTAAAAGATGTTACAGAATA TGATACTGTTACCGGCGTTACCGAAAAACACTCTGAAATGCTTTTGAACGGAAATGGGATGTGCATG TTGATTCCTGGTGGAAAACCCGAATAA